CAGGTAGAATCACCGCGATGGCCACCAGACTTGCGGCAGGGATGCCGGCGACGCCGATGCTGGTCGTCAAGGCGAGGAATACCACCAAGAGTTGGTCGCCAATGCTGAGCGCGACCTGTCCGGTGGAGGCGTAAAGCTGTGCGATGAAGAGCACCACGATGCATTCATACAGCGCGGTGCCGTCCATGTTGACTGTGGCTCCCAACGGTAGGGTGAAGGAGCAGGTCTTTTTGGAGACGCCGGCGCGCTCTTCGACGGTTTCTATCGTCAGTGGCAAGGTGGCCGAGGAGCTGGCAGTTGAAAATGCGGTGAGCAGCACGGGGGCCATCTCTTTGTAATGGGTGACGGGGTTGACCTTGGCTACCAACTTGAGAACCAGTCCAAGGTTAATGAAAAAGTGCAGTGTGAGTGCAAGTAGCACCGTGATGAAGAACCATGCGAGAGTGCCAAATAGGTCGCCGAGGTTGGTTTCAAATATGACAGGCACCACCAGTCCGAATACACCGATCGGGGCGAAACGTATGATGAAATCGGTTAATTGCAGCATGACCTCTTGAGCGCTTTCCCAGAATCTTTGCTGGGTCTCGCGCTGCTCGGGCTTTAGCTTGCCGATGAAAGCACCAAACATGATGGAGAAGGTGATCACGCCGAGCAGTTGGCCGTTGTTAGTGGCGGCGTCGATGATGTTGGACGGAAACATGCGCAGGAAGATGTCAAAGAGGTCGCTGGAACTGCGGCCTTCGACTTTGCTCATTAAGCCCTGGCTTACCGAGGTCTCCGCGCCGGAGCCTAGCATGGCCGCGGCGGTGTCGGCATCGACATTACCTGGCTGGATGATGTTGACCACGATGAGTCCAATGATGACAGCCGCGGCGCCGCTAAAGGTGTAGTAGAGAAAGGTTTTAAAGCCCATGCGCCCGACGCCCTTTTCGGCGCCCAGGTGCATGACGCCACTGATAATAGAGGCGACGATCAGCGGTACGATGACCATCTTCAGCGCGTTCATGAAGAGCTTGCCGATGAATTGGCAAAAATTGATGGCTCCTGCACTGAAGCCTTCGCTGGTGTGGGGAAGGATTAGAGCACCGAAGAGCAGGGTGAGCACTAAGGAGAGGAGGATTTGCCAGTGAAGTTTCCAGCGAATGGGATTAGTTGTCATGATCAATGTGAGACTACAGGTGGAAGGTCTGTAGCATTTCATTGAGACGAACTGCTTGGCCAGAACGAATTTTAAGCAACGGACCGTTTAAATGGCCTGTTGCTGTTGTTCGGTGGCATGATTTTTACGGCGGCACTCGTCTAGAACTGCACGTAGGTCATCCACCCGCATGGGTTTGGTGACGTAGGCATCCATGCCGGCATCGAGGCATTTCTGACGGTCGCCTTGCATGGCGTGGGCAGTCATGGCGGAAATGAATGTGTTTGTCTTACTGGGACCGCAGACGCCCTTGCGGATCAGCCGGGTGGCGGTATAGCCATCCATGACGGGCATCTGGCAATCCATAAAGATAATGTCGAAACATTGCTCCTTGAGCTTTTCGATGGCGATGGCGCCGTTTTCGGCGAAATTTACGCAGCACTGTAGGTTTTCCAGAAAGCGTTGAGCGACGTGTCGATTGACGGCATTGTCTTCGACTACCAGAACTTTAAGCGCGGTTTTATCTTCGGAGTCTGCGCAGCTGTGATCGGTTTCCGTTTCCGACCAGGGAGTGTGCTCATTTTGGCTGGGAGCGGATGGCGTTGAAGTGGCTTCCAGCTCGATGCTCTTGGGGAAGGGGATGGTCACATGGAAGACCGAGCCCACGCCTAGAGTGCTTTGGCAATCGACTTCTCCGCCCATTAAGTTGGCGAGCTTGCGAGAAATCGATAGCCCGAGGCCTGTGCCTCCAAAGTCCCGCGAGGTTGAGCCGTCGGCCTGGACGAATGGCTTGAAGAGGTTGGAGAGGTTGGCAGGATCGATGCCGATGCCGGTATCGCGAATGCTGATACGGATGAGTGCCTCTTCTGCGCTTTCGCGAATGATTTCGCTGCTGAGTGAAACGGTGCCCGCTTTGGTGAATTTGACTGCATTGCTGACCAGGTTGTTGACAATTTGGCGGACACGTACGGCGTCGCCACTCAGTTGGTAAGGCAGCTTGCAATCGCTATGGTTGAGCTGGATGTTTTTACTGCGTGCCCGCTCTTGGTAGAGCATAATGCAGGAGTTGAGCAGCTCCTGTAGATCGAAGCGCTCGTGCTCGATTTCCAGTTTGCCTGCTTCGATTTTAGAAAAATCGAGAATGTCGTTTATAATGCGTAGCAGTGCGTTGACGCTCACTTCGGCGGTCGAGACGAGTTCGTTTTGTTCTTCGTCGAGTTTGGTTTCGGCCAGCAGTGAGAGCATGCCGACGATGCCATTCATCGGGGTGCGAATCTCGTGGCTCATATTGGCCAGGAACTCACTTTTTAGGCGAGTGGCTTGCTCGGCTACGTTACTTGCCTCGATGAGCTTGGCATTGGTGTGCTCCAGCTCGTCGGTCAGGTGTTCCAGTTGATCATTCTTCCACTGTAGTCGCTGCTTATGTTCGTCGGTTTCTTTGAGCTGTTTGTGCAGTAGCGAGTTCTGGACGCGAATCAGTGTGTCGGTGGAGATTAAGCCGCGAAGCTTGTTGTGCGAATCTACGATGATGATGTCGTCGTGGAAGTCTTCTCGCTTACGATTGAAGACTTGCTGCAGGGTTTGGTGCACGTCGGTGTCGTCGCGGACGATGATTGGGTTTTCAACGATGAAGTCGACGATCTGGCGTTGCGCATAGACTGCGTGTCCATAGCGGGCGCTGAGGCACTTGTTGATTTTGACTGCAGAGCAGAGTCCGACGACTGTATCGCCACGTTTCACTGCCAGAAAATCGACCCCCTTTTCGGCGGCGAGTCTACTGGTGGTTTCTAGTGTTTCGTGGTCGGGGACGGAGAGTGAATGTGTGATCAGCTCGTCCAGGTTGATGTCTTCATGTGCAGCCATAGTCGGCTGGACGCTAGCGTCCAGTCGCTGGGGCTAAAAGCTGGAAAAGTGTGCTTTTAGTTAAGTTAT
The nucleotide sequence above comes from Coraliomargarita algicola. Encoded proteins:
- a CDS encoding dicarboxylate/amino acid:cation symporter; its protein translation is MTTNPIRWKLHWQILLSLVLTLLFGALILPHTSEGFSAGAINFCQFIGKLFMNALKMVIVPLIVASIISGVMHLGAEKGVGRMGFKTFLYYTFSGAAAVIIGLIVVNIIQPGNVDADTAAAMLGSGAETSVSQGLMSKVEGRSSSDLFDIFLRMFPSNIIDAATNNGQLLGVITFSIMFGAFIGKLKPEQRETQQRFWESAQEVMLQLTDFIIRFAPIGVFGLVVPVIFETNLGDLFGTLAWFFITVLLALTLHFFINLGLVLKLVAKVNPVTHYKEMAPVLLTAFSTASSSATLPLTIETVEERAGVSKKTCSFTLPLGATVNMDGTALYECIVVLFIAQLYASTGQVALSIGDQLLVVFLALTTSIGVAGIPAASLVAIAVILPAVGLPVEAIGVVWLTDRILDMCRTSVNVFSDTVGAVTIAATEGETPYGNIEP
- a CDS encoding ATP-binding protein yields the protein MAAHEDINLDELITHSLSVPDHETLETTSRLAAEKGVDFLAVKRGDTVVGLCSAVKINKCLSARYGHAVYAQRQIVDFIVENPIIVRDDTDVHQTLQQVFNRKREDFHDDIIIVDSHNKLRGLISTDTLIRVQNSLLHKQLKETDEHKQRLQWKNDQLEHLTDELEHTNAKLIEASNVAEQATRLKSEFLANMSHEIRTPMNGIVGMLSLLAETKLDEEQNELVSTAEVSVNALLRIINDILDFSKIEAGKLEIEHERFDLQELLNSCIMLYQERARSKNIQLNHSDCKLPYQLSGDAVRVRQIVNNLVSNAVKFTKAGTVSLSSEIIRESAEEALIRISIRDTGIGIDPANLSNLFKPFVQADGSTSRDFGGTGLGLSISRKLANLMGGEVDCQSTLGVGSVFHVTIPFPKSIELEATSTPSAPSQNEHTPWSETETDHSCADSEDKTALKVLVVEDNAVNRHVAQRFLENLQCCVNFAENGAIAIEKLKEQCFDIIFMDCQMPVMDGYTATRLIRKGVCGPSKTNTFISAMTAHAMQGDRQKCLDAGMDAYVTKPMRVDDLRAVLDECRRKNHATEQQQQAI